The Capsicum annuum cultivar UCD-10X-F1 chromosome 3, UCD10Xv1.1, whole genome shotgun sequence genomic sequence aaatatataatatatgtatattcatatgTTCTATATATATGATCGTACATAATCAACATATATACATTtgaaaaagtaaacaataaacTTGCTCGACTATTTATGTGTAAATCCCTACTTAAAAACCAAACTTCAAAATGACATAAATACCCTACACTATGTTTAAAACTCCAaatcctcctcttcctcctccttaTATATACACCTCAAAAATATCACAAACACTAAAAACTCCAATCCAATATCATTCTCAACGAGTCCATAAAAAGTGATCCCATTTTCCTCATCGGGTCAAAAAAAACACCAATTTCTATCCGTCACCTTATAGCTAACCATCTTTGCATCAACTttcattcacacacacacacaaaaaaaaatgtatctaaCAACACCACTCAACCAACATCCTCAACTATTTTTCCCATCAAATCCACAACCTCAAAGAACCAAAAACATGTCTTTCGTGAAAGTGCATGCAAAACTTAACAATGTAATGGAAATAACTAGTGAACCAAAAAGTTTTTATGAACTTCTTGGTATACcagaaactgtatcattatttgaaataaaagaagcaTACAAGCAACTAGTACGTAAATATCACCCAGATGTATCACCTCCGGATCGCGTTGAAGAATATACACAAAGGTTTATTAGGGTTCGAGAAGCTTATGAAACATTATCAGATCCTATGTCAAGAGATATGTATGATAAAGACATGTCTAAAGGTCTTCACTTTGCATTTTCTCCTCGTAGAAGGTCTCAAAATGATGAGGTATGTAGGTGGTtaaaatttgtgttttttttttaaaaaaaagatttacTATCTCTATTTCATACTCCTctcgtcccattttactcgtcccaaattagAATGAcacgattattaaaaaaaataataaataatatggctAATTTACTATAGTACTCTATTAAATGATGTTGggcaaaatataaaaaaaaaattgtcttgtcggGACTTATATACTTCTAGGGGTAAAAtgggaaaaattgtaattaatttTGTCTTGATTTGGTAAAATGGACAACTATTTATTGTAAGGGGGACGACTAAGGTGAAATGAAGGGAGTGTTTGGGTTTCCAAGATTTTGGTTAAATGAGGCCTGATACATAAACAGATATTGAAATCTGGCCCCAAGTGGCAAGTAAGCACTTTTAACTTTGAGAGTGCACTCTAGACACCTCAACTTGGTCTCATCTAGTAGCTAAACACTTCAACTCATCCCTACTGACTACTTTGTCTCGATGTGATCTCGTGGATACTGATGCTTATGTGACACATATATTTTGAAGGTGTCTACATgatcattttgtaagttggagTGTTGTACAATGGAGACAAGTTGGCGTGTCTAGATGTGTTTACCCAATTTTAAGTGTCATTTTACATTGTGTGGTGAATTAAAGTTGGATTTTGTGAAAATTTGTGGCTGTTTGTTGTtgtgatgttttttttttgtttgaaaagaaATGAGGTTTGTTTACTTCTCCTGTTTTAGTCACCTAATATGTGGGTGTTTATATGTTTGGTGTTTAATTTAAGGGCAAGGGGATGGATGGAATATTAGTGTTTGGTTGATATTTGAGTTGAAAGAATTGTAAGGATCAGGGGCGGAGCTAGCGGGCGCAAGGGATTGTCCAAGATCGAAATTATTTTAAATGTAGATTAGATGTTGAATTCTTTGACTTCTATGTGTGTTTACTTCTTTTATCTAGAGAATTACAGCTTTTGCATTCATGCAATtggtttttgtttgttgtttgggGGTATGTTCACCACATCTTACTCTTGATACTTCTATTTTCTTTCTAATATTGTTTTCTTATATGCATTTAGTCAATGGAGAACAAAGGCGAATGGAAGAACCGTTGGAATTCCCAATTGTCAGAGTTAAAAAGAAGAAACGCGTACAaagactctgataccaatatgTCTTGGGGTGCACGTATGCGCAGACAAAGAAATGAAGTATCGTTGTAATCAACAATCGTTGTAGAATTTATATGTATGCTTGTATATAGAGCAATTATGTTCTCTAtgtattttggaaaataattccGAGTTAGTGTTTGGTTAGCATTTATGTTATCAGTAGTGCTAACAACTTTGCTAGTGCTAACCAAATGTAGGAAACAAATAGTTGTACATAAGAATTAAATGAATCAAGATGTTACTTAGCCGTAACGCTCTGTTATTTCTCCAGCcatgtttttttttgttcttatgaATGTATGTTGAATTAGTATCAATGGCATTCCTTTTTTAGACAATGATTGATACTAATACAGAGACTTTTCTAGTGCTCGACGCAACAATGACAAAGACATTTGAGGTGAATATAAGTGTTATGGTTGGATTACATTTCTCCCCAACTGTACTGTTGGTCCCATTTTGTTATCGTCTTTCTACTTTTTGAAAATTCGTTTTTACTTTTAAGTTGTTGTCGTGATTGTATAATATTGGTCTGAAATAACCTTACATATAAATGAAGCAAGATAGCGAGGATTCATATAGCCGAACTCGATATTTATTGACATTATTGCTGTGTTGCCTCCTTGATCAGTCATAAGAAGACAATGTCATTTACGTGGAGATAAGTTCACTGTGTTTGTTAAATAGGACAGTATCATGAGTGAATTTGCTGTCATTTTCATTATCACTTTAGAGCTGTATGTGGCTGTTAGGTTTTAGCATCTCTATAATGAAGGACACTGTTGATTTTTCTGTAGGATTTTGTCGTCATTTATGCACTTTCAGCCAAGTGGTGTCATCCAACACTGCTTGCAAAATATACATTATAGTTTTTTTTAAGAAACATAAGAATATACAATATGTCAATACCATTTGTAAATTATACATACTACAAGTTAATTTTGCATAGAAAGTAAAAGCCTTAA encodes the following:
- the LOC107864333 gene encoding chaperone protein dnaJ 20, chloroplastic; its protein translation is MYLTTPLNQHPQLFFPSNPQPQRTKNMSFVKVHAKLNNVMEITSEPKSFYELLGIPETVSLFEIKEAYKQLVRKYHPDVSPPDRVEEYTQRFIRVREAYETLSDPMSRDMYDKDMSKGLHFAFSPRRRSQNDESMENKGEWKNRWNSQLSELKRRNAYKDSDTNMSWGARMRRQRNEVSL